A segment of the Streptomyces sp. NBC_00193 genome:
TCCCGATTCCCGTGATCAAGACCCCCCATCACGAGGGTGAACAGGCCGTCCAGAAGCAGGCCGGCGAAGGCGGTCCCGGCTGGGGATCGCCCATGTTCGACGACGTGATCCAGCCCGGCTTCGACCAGTACCTGATGCGCCAGCGCATGCTCTTCCTGGGCGGCGCCGACGCGACGGGCGCCATGTGGTCCTCGCTGGTCACGGGCGACCCCGGCTTCGCCCTGCCCACGAGCCGGCGCACGATCACGCTGTCCTCCCTGCCCGTGCCGGGCGATCCGCTCGCCGAGGCCTTCGCCGAGACGGCCGACATCGGGCTGCTCGCCCTCGAACCGCACACGACGACCCGGATCCGGATCAACGGCGTGGCGCGGCGCGAAGGGGACTCCCTCCACATCCGCACCGAGCAGGTCCTGGGCAACTGCCCCAAGTACCTCCAGGTACGGGTCCCCGTCGCGGACGGTCCCGCGTCGGCGACCCGGGAGACCCGGGACGGCGACGCGCTGACGCCCGAACAGGAGAAGTGGATCCGCGGCGCGGACACCTTCTTCATCGCCAGTCAGGCCGACGGCTACGGCGCGGACTCCTCGCACCGGGGCGGCGACCCCGGTTTCGTCACGGTGGCGGGACCGCGCAGGCTCGTATGGCCCGACTACTTCGGCAATTCCTTCTACATGACCTTGGGCAATCTGCAGCTCAACGAGAACTGCGGACTGCTCTTCCTGGACTGGGAGTCCGGCCACACCCTGCAACTGACGGGCAAGGCTCGGATCAACTGGGCCGAGGGGGACCGGGCCGACGTGCCCGGAGCCCTGCGGATGTGCGAGTTCGACATCGAACGCGTGGTGCAGATCGACGGGGCGACCCGGCTGCGCTGGGCGTTCGGCGGTCCCTCGCCCTACAACCCGCCGGCACCGGCGCGGGGCTGAACCCCCTCAGCCCCCGCGCCGTCCCCCTCCCCCGGCCCCCTGGTCACCGTCCGGCCGTGCCGCCTCCCCCGTCGGCGCGGCCGGACGGTGTTGTACCCCCGGCCCGGCACGCCGCCCATCCGCCCGAGGACCACCCGCCCGAGGACCACCCCACCCGAGGACTCTCCCGTTTAAGGACTGACTGCGCCATGCCCACCACGGACACCACGCCCGCCACGCCCGGTCCCGTCCTGCCCCGGCTGCGCGCCGACGTCTCGACGGTCCCCGCCTACGTGCCGGGCCGCGCGGCCCGCGACGAGTTCGTCGACAAGCTCTCCTCGAACGAGAACCCGTACCCGCCGCTCCCGTCGGTGATCGCCGCGGTCGAGACCTGGCTGGGCCGCCTCAACCGCTACCCCGACCCCACCGCGGCCGAGCTCGTCGCGGAACTCTCCGGACGCCTCGACGTGCCCGCCGACCACCTGGTGCTGGGCACCGGCTCGGTCGGCATCACCCAGCACCTGGTCGCCGCCGCCGCGGGCCCGGGCGACGAGGTCGTCTTCGCCTGGCGCTCGTTCGAGGCGTACCCGCTGCTGACCTGGGCCGCCGGGGCGACCTCCGTCCAGGTCCCGCTGCGCGACGAGACCCACGACCTGGACGCCCTGGCCGACGCGGTCACCGACCGCACCCGCCTGGTCTTCGTCTGCAATCCGAACAACCCGACCGGCACCGCCGTGCGCCGCGCCGAGCTGGAACGCTTCCTGGACCGGGTGCCCTCCGACGTCCTCGTCGTCATCGACGAGGCCTACCGCGAGTTCGTCGACGCCTCCGAAGACATCCCGGACGGCATCGACCTCTACCGGGACCGCCCCAACGTGGCGGTGCTGCGCACCTTCTCCAAGGCCTACGGACTGGCCGCGCTCCGCGTCGGCTACGCGGTGGCCCATCCGCACGTGACGGCGGCCCTGCGCTCCTGCTCCGTACCGCTCGGCGTGAGCGGCCCCGCCCAGGCCGCCGCCCTGGCCTCCCTGCGGGCCACCGAGGAACTCCGCGAGCGGGTGGCCGACCTGGTGGCGGAACGCGACCGCGTCAGCGCCGGCCTGCGCGCGGAGGGGTACGAAGTCCCCACCAGCCACGCCAACTTCGTCTGGCTGCGCCTGGGCTCGCGCACCTCGTACTTCGCGGACGCCTGCGAGGCGGCCGGCCTGATGGTCCGCCCCTTCGGCGACGAGGGCGTCCGCATCACGATCGGCTCCCCGGACGCGAACGACCGCCTCCTGAAAACGGCGTCCCACTGGAACCACTGAGCCCCGGCCCGACGAGGACCGCTCCGCGGTGGATCGCCGTCGTGCGGAAGCGGGCGATGACGCCCTCGCCCATGTCCGTGGAGACCGGCACCGCCGTGCCGGTGGTCAGAGGCTGCGGGCGGTGATGTCGCCGTAGGCGGTGGTCGCGTGGATGTCGAGGCCGGCGGCGGCGCCGTCGGTGGTGCGCAGGGCGTTGTGGATCCGGCCGTGGGCGGCGCCGGCATCGAGGGTGGCGCTGACGCCGCGGGCGGCGCCGACCGAGATCTCGCCGTACTCGGTGCGCAGTTCGACCGTGCCGCGCAGGGCCTCGGCGATGCGCAGGTCGCCCTTCTGGGTGCTGATCCGGGCCGGGCCGCCCAGGCGGCCGACCGCGACGTCGCCGGCCGCGAGGGTCAGGTGGGTGCTCGCGGCCTCGTCGAGCTTGACCGAGCCGCGGGCGCCCTCGAAGACGACGTCGCCGAGGCGTCCGACGCCCCGCAGGTCGGCGTCGGCCGCCTTCGCCTCGACGCGGGATCCGGCGGGCAGCTGGACGGTCACCTCGATGGAACCGGAGGCGCCCAGCAGCTGGTTCTTCGCCGGGGCCGCGATCCGCAGGACCCCGTCGGCGTACTCGACCGAGGTCTGCTCGGCCGCCTTCACGTCACGGCCCTTCGAGGCGTCGGCGGGCCGGACCTCGACCGCGGTGTCGGTGCGGTCCGCGGCGATGAAGCGGATGCTGCCGGCGGGGATGTCCAGCACGGCGGAGATCGGGGTGGCGGTGGCGAACTTCTGCATGACTCTCTCCTGCGACTCGTTGTTTCCGATGAACGAAAAGCTACGTTGCTTTCCATATCTCGACAAGCAACTCATCGCGAGGAAACTAAATCACCGCAGGCCAGTGCCATCAAATCGTTGCGAAGGCTTGGAATTGAATGCAACGACAGAAGCCCAAACGTTGCAATGAACTGGAAGTGAAAGCTACACGCCCGCACGGGTCAGCCGCGCCGCCAGTGCGCGGACGTGGTCGCGGAGTTCCGCGGGCTCCAGGACCTGGAAGTCGATGCCCTTGAGGGCGATGTACAGGGCGATCTGGTCCAGGGAGCCGCCTCCGGCGTGGAACAGGCACGACTGCTCGTCGAGCTTCTCCAGTCGCCCGGCGGTGGGCGAGGTGTGTTCGGCGACCACCTCGATCGGGGCGTGGAAGAGGATCTTCGCCTGGAACCGGTAGGGCGCCGAGGACAGCGCGTGGGACATGTAGGCGCTCAGGTCCTGCGCCGGCGCCGGCCGTGGCGCGAAGCGCGGGCCGGGCTGGGGCGGGGCGTCGAAGCGGTCCACGCGGAAGGTGCGCCAGTCGTCCCGGTCCAGGTCGAAGGCGAGCAGGTACCAGCGGCGGCCGGTGTGCACCAGCCGGTACGGCTCCACGCGCCGGGTCTTCTTCTGGTAGCCGAAGCGGATCCCCTCGTGGCCGCGGCAGGCGGCGGCCAGGGCCGCCAGCAGGCTCGCCTCCACCGCGGGTCCCGCCCCGGCCAGCGGGAGGATCGCGGACTGCACCGCGCTCACCCGGTGGCGCAGCCGGGACGGCAGGACCTGTTCGAGTTTGGCCAGGGCGCGCAGCGAGGTCTCCTCCATCCCCGAGACCGACCCGGTGGCGGCGGCGCGCAGGCCGAGGGCGACGGCCACCGCTTCCTCGTCGTCCAGCAGCAGCGGCGGAAGGGCGGCGCCGACCCCGAGCCGGTAGCCGCCCGCCGTGCCGGTGACCGACTCCACCGGGTAGCCCAGGCCCCGGAGCCGGTCGACGTCCCGCCGGACCGTCCGCGTGGTCACGCCGAGCCGGCCGGCCAGCTCCGGCCCGGGCCAGTCGGGCCGGGACTGCAACAGGGACAGCAGGCGCAGCAGTCGCGCCGAGGTCTCCAGCATGCGCGGTGAACTCCTCGATGATCGCCTTTGGTTGAGGACCGGAGCTGTCCTCAGGGGCTCCTAGTGTCTGTCGTGCCGCCCCGAACGGGCCACGGCAGAACCGCGAAAGCCAAGGGAGACGCTCATGATCCTCGTCACCGGAGCCACCGGGAACGTCGGCCGCCACGTGCTGGACCTGCTGATCGAGGACGGCCACGACGTCCGGGCCCTGACCCGCGATCCGCAGCGCTCGGTGTGGCCGGCCGAGGCCGACGTCGTCGCCGGAGACCTCTCCGACGCCGTGTCACTGGAGGCGGCGCTGGCCGGGGTCGGCACGGTGTTCCTGTTCGCGGCGCCGGGCAGCGGACCGGGCTTCGTCGCCGCCGCGGAGCGGGCCGGGGTGCGCAAGGTGGTGCTGCTGTCCTCCGGCGCGGTCGACGACGCCGCCGAGGTCCAGGACGGGCCGATCGCCGCCTACCACGCGGAGGTCGAGCAGGCCCTGCGCGCTTCCGGCCTGGAGTGGACGTTCCTGC
Coding sequences within it:
- the hisC gene encoding histidinol-phosphate transaminase, with translation MPTTDTTPATPGPVLPRLRADVSTVPAYVPGRAARDEFVDKLSSNENPYPPLPSVIAAVETWLGRLNRYPDPTAAELVAELSGRLDVPADHLVLGTGSVGITQHLVAAAAGPGDEVVFAWRSFEAYPLLTWAAGATSVQVPLRDETHDLDALADAVTDRTRLVFVCNPNNPTGTAVRRAELERFLDRVPSDVLVVIDEAYREFVDASEDIPDGIDLYRDRPNVAVLRTFSKAYGLAALRVGYAVAHPHVTAALRSCSVPLGVSGPAQAAALASLRATEELRERVADLVAERDRVSAGLRAEGYEVPTSHANFVWLRLGSRTSYFADACEAAGLMVRPFGDEGVRITIGSPDANDRLLKTASHWNH
- a CDS encoding DUF4097 family beta strand repeat-containing protein produces the protein MQKFATATPISAVLDIPAGSIRFIAADRTDTAVEVRPADASKGRDVKAAEQTSVEYADGVLRIAAPAKNQLLGASGSIEVTVQLPAGSRVEAKAADADLRGVGRLGDVVFEGARGSVKLDEAASTHLTLAAGDVAVGRLGGPARISTQKGDLRIAEALRGTVELRTEYGEISVGAARGVSATLDAGAAHGRIHNALRTTDGAAAGLDIHATTAYGDITARSL
- a CDS encoding pyridoxamine 5'-phosphate oxidase family protein, whose amino-acid sequence is MIKTPHHEGEQAVQKQAGEGGPGWGSPMFDDVIQPGFDQYLMRQRMLFLGGADATGAMWSSLVTGDPGFALPTSRRTITLSSLPVPGDPLAEAFAETADIGLLALEPHTTTRIRINGVARREGDSLHIRTEQVLGNCPKYLQVRVPVADGPASATRETRDGDALTPEQEKWIRGADTFFIASQADGYGADSSHRGGDPGFVTVAGPRRLVWPDYFGNSFYMTLGNLQLNENCGLLFLDWESGHTLQLTGKARINWAEGDRADVPGALRMCEFDIERVVQIDGATRLRWAFGGPSPYNPPAPARG
- a CDS encoding YafY family protein is translated as MLETSARLLRLLSLLQSRPDWPGPELAGRLGVTTRTVRRDVDRLRGLGYPVESVTGTAGGYRLGVGAALPPLLLDDEEAVAVALGLRAAATGSVSGMEETSLRALAKLEQVLPSRLRHRVSAVQSAILPLAGAGPAVEASLLAALAAACRGHEGIRFGYQKKTRRVEPYRLVHTGRRWYLLAFDLDRDDWRTFRVDRFDAPPQPGPRFAPRPAPAQDLSAYMSHALSSAPYRFQAKILFHAPIEVVAEHTSPTAGRLEKLDEQSCLFHAGGGSLDQIALYIALKGIDFQVLEPAELRDHVRALAARLTRAGV